From the Candidatus Atribacteria bacterium genome, the window AAAAGAATTAAATTTTTATTTGTTAAAATTTGATTATAAAAGTTTTATAGATTGGAAAAGAGTTGTTAAAATATAAATTATTTCCGAAAACCTATTGTTAGTTGTGGTTTTAGGACTTTTCCCCAAAGTTCACAGCAGACTGTGGAAAACCCCGAGAAGAGCTTTTTTATTAAAATTTAGCATTTTCCGCAAAAAAGCAAACTCTAATACTTTATTTATAGATTATAAAACAGCTAAAAGTAAAGGTCTTAAAGAAGTTATTAACAGTTTATTAACATTTGTGGAAAACTTAGGGAAAAAAAGCAATTTATTTTGTTCTCATCATAGCAAAAAATTTTTTATTAAGCAAAAATATTTTTAGATGTGAATAAAGTTGCTCAAAATATCTACAAATGAATTTCAAAATGGGAAATTAAAGATTTGGATTTTAAATATAGATTACGCTTCGCGAGGATAATTAGATAAAAAAGTCGCTTTTTAGAAGTTTTTCTTTTTCTTAACTCGATATCCCCCTCTTTAACTTGACATTTAGAGGGCTTTAAAGATATAATTTTCATTGAATTTTAAATTCTACAATTTAATGATGAAGGAGAGAGACAGTTAAATGAAGCGGACTTATCAACCGAATACCAGAAAAAAACTGAAAGTACACGGATTTCGCCAAAGAATGAGCACTAAAGCCGGCCGCTTAGTATTAAAAAGAAGGCGTTTAAAAGGACGTAAACATCTTACGGTATCCGGATAATTCATGTTATAAAGACCAGAGGAATTTTGATAAAGAAAAAATTGTCAAAAACCAGTGAATTTAAGAAAGTGTTTTTGAAAGGCAGAAGAAGCGAAGGTAAAAACGCAGTTATATTTATTTTAAAAAACGAGTATAGCCTTAATCGATTAGGCGTTATAGTAAAAAAAGAGATAGGAAAAGCCGTCGTTAGAAATAAGGTAAAAAGAAGGTTAAAAGAAGCCGGCCGACTGATGGGCAAGAAATTATTTTTGGGGTATGATATAATTATACTGGCCAAAAAGAACATTGAGAAAGCAAGCTATTTTGAAATATGCCATGACTTGGAGAGCCTTTTTAATAAAGAAAAATTAATTTCATAAAAAAGTAGTAGACAGGATAGTAAAGCAATAACAATCTGTTTTTTATACGTGAAAGAAAAATAAATAGAGCTTCACAAAAGATTTTATTATATGGAAAAAATAATTATTTTAATAATAGGTTGGTATCAAAAATATATATCCCCCGTAAAACCTGCAACCTGCAGGTTTTACCCCACCTGTTCTGAGTATGCCGCGCAAGCCCTGAAAAAATACGGTCTTTTAAAAGGTCTATGGCTTTCTGTGGGGAGAATATTACGCTGCCACCCCTTTAACCCAGGCGGCTATGATCCTCTTCCTGATTCTTCGGAGGCGTGTTCACACAATAAAGTAAAAGTATAAATAAAATATATAATGATAAGATAAGTAAAATAGAAACAAGACAAAGAAAAAGAAAAACAAGAAAACAAAGGAGACAATATGTGGAGTTCATTGGTCGCGCTAGTCACTAAATTGCTCGTAATACTCTATGGTTTTACCCATAATTATGGAGTTGCTATTATATTGCTAACCATTCTTATTAGATTAATTCTGTATCCCTTAATGCAAAAACAGATGGTTTCTATGCGAGAGATGCAGAAAATCCAGCCTTTGATGAAGGCAGTACAGGATAAATATAAAAACGATAAAGAGAGATTAAATAAAGAGTTAATGGCTTTGTATAAGGAACATAAGGTCAATCCTATGAGCGGATGTTTGCCCTTATTGATTCAAATGCCAATATTAATACTATTATTCCAGGCTTTAAGAGTATTTGAATATTTAGACCCTATTACTAACAACATAGCTGGCGGGTTTTTATGGATTAAAAGTTATTATGCTGTTATGGAAAATGGCGAACTTGTAACCAAGGCAGGACTGGCTCTTTCTGAGCGCTTAATTCCTTTTGGAATCTTTGGATTAGAACATATTGGGATATTGCCCTTTTTAGTAGCTGGTTCAATGTATATTCAGCAAAAGATGACTTCTCCCGGTGGCACTTCGGGAAAAGGAGGAGGTTCTTCCGAACAGACCCAGAAGATGATGACCATAATGATGCCTTTGATGATCGGCTTTATGAGTTTTACCCTGCCTTCCGGTTTGACCCTTTACTGGTTTACCTCTACCCTTTTGGGGATTGGTCAGCAGTATCTAATTAATAAGAAAATGCCGGCA encodes:
- a CDS encoding 50S ribosomal protein L34, which encodes MKRTYQPNTRKKLKVHGFRQRMSTKAGRLVLKRRRLKGRKHLTVSG
- the yidD gene encoding membrane protein insertion efficiency factor YidD, which codes for MEKIIILIIGWYQKYISPVKPATCRFYPTCSEYAAQALKKYGLLKGLWLSVGRILRCHPFNPGGYDPLPDSSEACSHNKVKV
- the rnpA gene encoding ribonuclease P protein component — encoded protein: MRIIHVIKTRGILIKKKLSKTSEFKKVFLKGRRSEGKNAVIFILKNEYSLNRLGVIVKKEIGKAVVRNKVKRRLKEAGRLMGKKLFLGYDIIILAKKNIEKASYFEICHDLESLFNKEKLIS
- a CDS encoding YidC/Oxa1 family membrane protein insertase, giving the protein MWSSLVALVTKLLVILYGFTHNYGVAIILLTILIRLILYPLMQKQMVSMREMQKIQPLMKAVQDKYKNDKERLNKELMALYKEHKVNPMSGCLPLLIQMPILILLFQALRVFEYLDPITNNIAGGFLWIKSYYAVMENGELVTKAGLALSERLIPFGIFGLEHIGILPFLVAGSMYIQQKMTSPGGTSGKGGGSSEQTQKMMTIMMPLMIGFMSFTLPSGLTLYWFTSTLLGIGQQYLINKKMPAIDEMPKEVISSKEAKPTEEKPKKAVSTKDDFWIPGYEGTNGENPSGGKSKTKKYKKNKRK